From Amphiura filiformis chromosome 20, Afil_fr2py, whole genome shotgun sequence, a single genomic window includes:
- the LOC140141835 gene encoding LOW QUALITY PROTEIN: carbohydrate sulfotransferase 1-like (The sequence of the model RefSeq protein was modified relative to this genomic sequence to represent the inferred CDS: deleted 2 bases in 1 codon), giving the protein MANGKKLLLAVVVISFLATLYLKQDLLAHNISSFTYSRNVGTQPMPISDTIAFHNNGGNDVNTMADDTKDDNNVHTFDSRNTKLSPYRSENTQFPQSTTNLTRTNSYSNDEPVHAIAETRGTTKVNANTKLLTTSNAESPGLHNSSESSGDDNFDSSEFEETGDFSSSQSQTQEETEQDNNIVESYNTISSTSNRTHLSTNDAQDKIQVIILTQKRSGSSFLGELFNQNEKFVYFFEPLSSLGSRILKHLTKGTLRNTASRFYGILRRDFSHMPYGWWSFNIPKQVCEMSALASLSRVCPRKGSPLNERPASLTEKMTLITRTTRSRQGVAIKTIRVQDINTLKDFLTDPKLNLKIIHLVRDPRGVMNSRMKLRERNFDLLRRKGSRADETLDLCQHMERNLKYKDQDWLKGRYKVVRYEDVAERPFQAASEIYRFIGVGLPPSVDVWLQQNTNHTEGTAFSHTRNSKKTAHAWRSRLDYRRVQYIQQKCSGPMRALGYLPVDRYSNLKNFHVETMTKLPASMSGA; this is encoded by the exons ATGGCAAACGGCAAAAAGTTGCTGCTAGCCGTCGTAGTCATCTCATTTTTGGCAACTCTTTATTTAAAGCAAG ACCTTTTGGCACATAATATATCATCATTTACATACAGTCGTAATGTCGGAACTCAACCAATGCCGATAAGCGATACGATTGCATTCCACAACAATGGCGGTAATGATGTGAACACGATGGCAGACGACACAAAAGATGACAACAATGTCCATACCTTTGACAGTAGGAACACAAAATTGTCTCCATATAGATCAGAAAACACACAATTTCCTCAAAGTACTACTAATTTAACACGAACCAACAGTTACAGTAATGATGAACCTGTGCATGCTATTGCTGAAACTCGAGGAACCACAAAGGTAAATGCTAATACCAAACTATTGACTACCAGCAATGCTGAATCACCTGGACTTCACAATAGTTCCGAAAGCTCAGGTGATGATAATTTTGATAGTTCAGAATTTGAGGAAACAGGTGATTTTTCTAGCAGCCAAAGTCAAACgcaagaagagacagaacaagatAATAATATCGTCGAAAGTTATAATACAATATCCAGTACTTCCAATCGAACTCATTTATCAACAAATGATGCTCAGGATAAAATTCAAGTCATTATATTAACTCAAAAACGTTCCGGGTCGTCTTTCCTGGGAGAGCTATTCAACCAAAATGagaaatttgtttatttctttgagCCACTTTCTTCTTTAGGGAGCAGGATACTTAAGCATTTGACCAAAGGGACTTTACGCAATACAGCAAGCAGATTCTA CGGGATTTTACGGAGAGATTTTTCGCATATGCCATATGGATGGTGGTCATTTAATATTCCTAAACAAGTTTGTGAAATGTCGGCCCTGGCTTCGTTATCACGGGTTTGCCCAAGAAAAGGCAGTCCGCTAAACGAACGTCCCGCGAGTCTTACTGAGAAGATGACGCTTATTACTCGGACCACAAGAAGCAGACAAGGGGTAGCTATTAAAACCATTCGAGTTCAAGATATCAACACACTCAAAGACTTTCTGACTGATCCCAAATTGAATCTTAAAATAATTCACCTTGTACGTGATCCGAGAGGTGTAATGAACTCAAGAATGAAATTGAGGGAGAGAAATTTCGACCTACTTCGTCGTAAAGGATCGAGGGCTGATGAGACTCTTGATCTTTGTCAGCATATGGAAAGGAATTTAAAGTATAAAGATCAGGATTGGTTAAAAGGAAGATATAAAGTCGTTCGCTATGAAGATGTAGCGGAAAGGCCTTTTCAAGCTGCCTCTGAAATATACAGATTTATTGGAGTTGGATTACCACCAAGTGTCGACGTCTGGCTACAACAAAATACCAATCATACGGAAGGAACCGCCTTTAGTCACACAAGGAATTCAAAGAAAACTGCGCATGCGTGGAGGTCACGTCTTGATTACCGTAGAGTACAGTATATTCAACAAAAATGTAGCGGACCAATGAGGGCGCTTGGTTATTTGCCTGTCGACAGATACTCAAATCTTAAGAATTTTCACGTGGAAACAATGACGAAGCTGCCTGCTTCGATGTCTGGTGCATGA